The Litorilinea aerophila region GCGGCGGATCGTGGACAGCATCCTGCTGGATGTGGCGCCGGGGGAATTCGTGGGCCTGATCGGCCCCAACGGCAGCGGCAAGTCCACCCTGTTGCGCACCATCTACCGGGTGCTGCGGCCGGATGCCGGCCGGGTGAGCCTGGACGGCGAGGATGTCTGGGCCCTGGGCGCGCGGGAAGCAGCCCGGCGCACCGCGGTGGTCGCCCAGGAGCGGGGTAATGACTTCGACCTGACCGTCCACGAGGTGGTGATGCTGGGGCGCCATCCCCACAAAGGGCTTTTGGACCGGGACGGCCCGGCCGACCTGGCCCTGGTGGAAGAAGCCCTGGAACGGGTTCAGATGCAGGCGTTCGCCCACCGGCTCTTCCACACCCTGTCGGGCGGAGAGAAGCAGCGAGTCCTCATCGCCCGGGCCCTGGCCCAGCAGGCCCGGCTGCTGGTGCTGGACGAGCCCACCAACCACCTGGACATCCGCTACCAGATGGAGATCCTGGGCCTGGTCCGGGGGCTGGGGGTGACGGTGCTGGCCGCCCTGCACGACCTGAACCTGGCGGCCCGCTACTGCGACCGGCTCTACCTATTGTCCGGGGGGACGGTGGTGGCTTCGGGACCGCCGGAGCAGGTGCTGACCCCCGGCCTGATCCGGGCGGTGTACGGCGTGGAGGCCCTGGTGGAGCGGCACCCCCAGAGCGGCCTGCTGCAGATCGTCTTCCTGGGGCCGACCACGGAGAGTCTGGCTGGCCAGTAGGTGCGGTATCCCTGCCGCACGAAGGAGGGCCCGTATGGAAACGGGACCTGCAGCCCGGGGCCGGCAAGAAACAATTAGTAGGGGCGGGCCCCCGTGCCCGCCCGCTGGTGCCAGCCGAGGAGGGGTGCCGGTTTGCCGTAGGTGCGGTTTCTAACCGCACGGTGTCGCCAGCCCCAGGCGGGTGAAGGGAGGGCGACGGCTGCGCTGTATGTAGGGGCGAATCATGATTCGCCCTACCGCCTACGACGGGGCGCCCAATTCTGTAGGGGCGGGGCTTGCCCCGCCCGCTGCCGCCCTCGGACATGGATCTCCTGCAGAACCGGCCACGCCCGGCGGGCCGGAGACCCGCCCTACGGATCCGTGGCCCAACCGGGATGGATGGCACCCCGTGCCGTAGGTGCGGTTTCTAACCGCACGGTGTCGCCAGCCCCAGGCGGGTGAAGGGAGGGCGACGGCTGCGCTGTATGTAGGGGCGAATCATGATTCGCCCTACCGCCTACGACGAGACATCCCGTCCTGTAGGGGCCGGCAGGCGACAGTAGCTGAAGGAGTGCACAAAGAATGGATGAAACACAGACGGAGCAGATCCTGCTCATTGGACATGGCAGCCGGGATCAGGCGGCCGTCCACGAATGTCAGGCGTTGGCCGACCGATTAAGCCGGGCTCTACAACGGTCGGTCCAGCTCTGCTTCTTGGAATTCGCCCATCCGCCCATTGTGGAGGGGATCCAGGCCTGTGTGGCGGGTGGCGCGAAGACGGTGGTGGTGTTGCCCCTCTTCCTGGGGCCCGGCGGCCACCAGAAGAACGACGTGCCGGCCATCCTCAACTGGGCTCGCCAGAGATGGCCCCATGTCCAGTTTCGCTATGGCGTACCCCTGGGCGCCCAGTACCCCCTGATCCAGGCCCTGGCCGACCGGGCTGCGGCCTGCCTGGCGCTCGACCCTGGGATCCCCGGTGCTGAGACCGGGCTGCTGGTGGTGGGGCGGGGCAGCCGGGATCCGGACAGCAACGGCGAGGTGGCCCGCGCGGCCCGCCTCCTCTTTGAAGGGCGGGAGGTGGCCTGGGTGGATTACTGCTTCTTCAGCCTGGCCACGCCATCCGTGGCCGAGGGGCTCGAACGATGTAGTCGCCTGGGCGCCCGGCGCGTTGTCGTCCTCCCCTATCTGCTCTTCACCGGGCGAATCTACCGGCAAATCCAACAGCAGGTGGCCACAGCCCAGGAGCGATATCCGGGGATGAGGATTCACTGCGCCTCCTATCTGTGGCCCCATGACGGCGTCCTGGAAGCCCTTGTCCAACGCCATGCTGAAGCGGTGAACGGCACGGCCTCCATGACCTGCGACCTCTGCAAGTATCGGGTGCAGATGGCCGGGTTCGAAGCCGAATTCGGGCTGCCCCAATACTCGGATCACCACCACGGCCTGCGGGGTATTCCCCACGATCACGGCGTAGACCCGCGGCTGGCCCGGCTGCTGCCGCCCCGCTATCGGGCTGGCGAAGCCGTCTCCCCGGCACCCATGGGCGCTGCTCCCCTCCAGTTCGATGAGGAGGGACGGGTGGCCTGGGACCGGATCTGGAGCGACTTCTGCGATCTGGCCCTGGCCGGCGGGCCGCCCCATCGGGGCCAGCTGCTGGAGCCGGTGGATCCAACCGTCTGCACAGCAGATCCGGCCGGCTACGCCCGGGTCCTGGCGGAGCTGGCGCGGGGCCTCCGGCTGGTAACTGGCCTGCCGGTGGTGGAGAGCGCCACGCCCGGCTGGATCGGCCTCCAGTGTGAGAGCGAGGAGATGGCCATCTGGCTGCTGCGGGCCATCGTGGTGGAGAATGTCTTCGCCCGGCGGGAAGGGACGGTGCTCTTTCTGCCCGTCGGCCCCCACTTCCGCCTGGCGGCGGAGATCAAAAATGTGGTCACTGTGGTGGCCAAGACCCATCATTACTGGCAGGAACATATCCAGGCCATGGGAGGCGAGCCAGCGCCATGAGCACCCCCCTGAACGATCCGACAGCCATTACCGTCCGCTCCTTTGCCATCATCCGGCAGGAGCTGGAGCGGCTTGGCCTGGCCTGGGCCGGGCCCGAGGCCGCGGTGG contains the following coding sequences:
- a CDS encoding ABC transporter ATP-binding protein, encoding MKLYVEDVTWAADGRRIVDSILLDVAPGEFVGLIGPNGSGKSTLLRTIYRVLRPDAGRVSLDGEDVWALGAREAARRTAVVAQERGNDFDLTVHEVVMLGRHPHKGLLDRDGPADLALVEEALERVQMQAFAHRLFHTLSGGEKQRVLIARALAQQARLLVLDEPTNHLDIRYQMEILGLVRGLGVTVLAALHDLNLAARYCDRLYLLSGGTVVASGPPEQVLTPGLIRAVYGVEALVERHPQSGLLQIVFLGPTTESLAGQ
- a CDS encoding sirohydrochlorin chelatase; the protein is MDETQTEQILLIGHGSRDQAAVHECQALADRLSRALQRSVQLCFLEFAHPPIVEGIQACVAGGAKTVVVLPLFLGPGGHQKNDVPAILNWARQRWPHVQFRYGVPLGAQYPLIQALADRAAACLALDPGIPGAETGLLVVGRGSRDPDSNGEVARAARLLFEGREVAWVDYCFFSLATPSVAEGLERCSRLGARRVVVLPYLLFTGRIYRQIQQQVATAQERYPGMRIHCASYLWPHDGVLEALVQRHAEAVNGTASMTCDLCKYRVQMAGFEAEFGLPQYSDHHHGLRGIPHDHGVDPRLARLLPPRYRAGEAVSPAPMGAAPLQFDEEGRVAWDRIWSDFCDLALAGGPPHRGQLLEPVDPTVCTADPAGYARVLAELARGLRLVTGLPVVESATPGWIGLQCESEEMAIWLLRAIVVENVFARREGTVLFLPVGPHFRLAAEIKNVVTVVAKTHHYWQEHIQAMGGEPAP